One window of Quercus robur chromosome 12, dhQueRobu3.1, whole genome shotgun sequence genomic DNA carries:
- the LOC126708398 gene encoding uncharacterized protein LOC126708398 yields the protein MAGNPANQQDKGLAEEIRCEGLDRVAVGNDPEKFFQVGSELPSQEKEELIKFLRENVDVFAWDAYDAPGVDPSLICHHLNVNPSSTPRKQPPRRPSKEHAGAVRDEVAKLKRAGAIKEVFYPEWLANTVVVKKKTGKWRVCVDFTDLNKACPKDPFPLPKIDRLVDATVGHPRMSFLDAFQGYHQIPLALEDQEKTAFMTPLGNYHYKVMPFGLKNAGSTYQRMMTRMFEPQLGKIIEVYINDMVVKSKKVSEHVQDLGTIFAILREHRLRLNASKCSFGVGSGRFLGYMVTHRGIEVSPDQIKAINSLQTPRNPKEVQKLTGMIAALSRFISRSADRCRPFYLLINKWKKFKWSEDCVQAFQQLKDYLSRPPIMSSPEADEVLFAYIAVAPHAVSLVLIRDDNGVQRPVYYVSKSLHEAEVRYLPLEKAILAIVHATRKLPHYFQAHTVIVLTQLPLRAVLRSADYTGRIAMWSALLGAFDIKYMPRPSVKGQVLADLVAEFAEPSIETMTEMKGLGGKLVGTVSAGETVHWKVYVDGAANQRGSGVGIVLISPDGAVVEKSLRLGFSATNNEVEYEALLQGMTMVQRLGGRIIEAFSDSRLVVGQVMGELEARDTRMQEYLGQVKRLQESFKSFNLTHISRSVNTHADSLATLATSSARNSPRVILVEDLVKASPISANPIQVHQIRQSPSWMDPLKNFLQDEILPEERLEAEKIRRNAPRFWLSEDRKLYRRSYSGPYLLCVHPEESESLLEELHEGICGSHTGGRSLAHRALTQGYWWPNMQRQAQEYAKKCDQCQRFAPNIHQPGGVLNPLSSPWPFAQWGLDIVGPFPKAAGNKRYIIVGTDYFTKWVEAEPLANIRDVDAQKFIWKNIITRFGTPRTLISDNGLQFDSKNFREYCREFGILNRYSTPAYPQGNGQVEAVNKVIVNGLKKRLDESKGRWVEELPHVLWTYRTTPRRSTGETPFSMTYGAEAVLPIENNFPTLRSSSLTPNDNDELLGRSLDLAEERREKATIHMAYYHQKLRQGYDANVKLRPLGPGDLVMRKVLGSAKNPSWGKLGPNWEGPYRVTSVAGIGAYYLEDLDEKVVPRPWNVNNLRRYYY from the coding sequence AGCAAGACaaggggctggccgaggagataaggtgtgaaggtttagatagGGTTGCTGTCGGCaacgacccggagaagttctttcaggtcggctctgaattaCCGTCtcaggaaaaggaggaactgaTCAAATTTCTCAGAGAGAATGTTgatgtattcgcttgggacgcctacgatgcccctggagttgatcccagcctcatctgccaccacctgaacgtcaacccctcttccactccgaggaaACAACCGCCCCGACGCCCCTCAAAGGAGCACGCTGGTGCCGTGAGAGACGAAGTGGCCaagttgaaaagagcaggggctatcaaagaggtcttttaccctgaatggctggcgaacacagtggtggtgAAGAAAAAGACGGGGAaatggagggtctgcgtggacttcacggacctgaacaaggcgtgccccaaggatCCATTCCCCCTTCCCAAAATtgatcgattggtggatgcaactgtGGGAcatcctcgaatgagcttcctggacgccttccagggctatcatcagataccccttgcgctggaggaccaagaaaaaacggctttcatgacgcccctCGGAAATtaccattataaggtgatgcccttcgggttaaagaacgcgggctcaacctaccagaggatgatgactcggatgttcgaaCCGCAACTGGGCAAGATTATTGAGGTGTATATAAacgatatggttgtaaagagcAAGAAGGTGTCCGAGCACGTACAAGACCTGGGAACtatcttcgctatcttaagggagcaccggttgcggctgaatgcttccaaatgttcattcggggtcgggtcggggagattcctagggtacatggtcacccatagaGGGATAGAAGTAAGccctgaccaaatcaaagccattaacagtctacagactcctcggaacccgaaggaagtgcagaagctcactggcatgattgcggccttaagccggttcatatcacgatcggcggatcgatgtcgacctttttatctcctgataaacaagtggaaaaaGTTTAagtggtcggaggattgcgttcaggctttccagcagctcaaggactacctgtcccgaccacccatcatgtccagtccggaggcagacgaggtgctgtttgcttacatcgccgtagctccccacgctgtaagcctggtattaatacgggatgataatggagtgcagcgaccggtgtactatgtgagcaagtcactacatgaagccgaggtgcgatacctacccctagaaaaggcaattctggcgatagtgcatgcaacccgaaagcttcctcattactttcaggcgcacacggtcatcgtcctgactcagcttccacttcgagccgtgcttcgaagtgctgactacacaggaaggatcgccatgtggagtgctcttctgggggcttttgatattaaatatatgcccagaccctccgtcaagggacaggtcctcgcggacttggtagcagagtttgctgagccctctatagaaacaatgACCGAGATGAAAGGCCTGGGCGGAAAGCTGGTTGGCACAGTTTCAGCCGGCGAGACcgtgcattggaaggtctacgtggatggcgcggccaatcagagaggatcaggagttgggatagttttaatatcgccagacggcgctgtcgttgaaaagtcattaagactcggattctcggctacgaacaatgaagtcgaatacgaagccttacttcaaggaatgaCAATGGTTCAAAGGTTGGGTGGGAGAATAATTGAAGCCTTCTCGGACTCtagattagtggtcggacaagtgatgggagagttggaagctcgagatactaggatgcaagagtatctgggacaggtcaaacggctacaggagagctttaaatccttcaatttaacgcacatttccaggagcgtaaacactcacgcagactcgctggccacacttgccacgtcctcggcacgcAATTCGCCACGAGTAatcctagtcgaagatctagttAAGGCCAGTCCCATCAGCGCAAACCCGATccaagtccatcagataagacagagccccagttggatggaccccctaAAGAATTTCCTCCAAGATGAGATCCTACCGGAAGAAagactagaagccgagaagatacgtagaaatgctcctcgtttttggctgTCAGAGGACCGCAAGctttatcggcgctcctactctggaccatacctactctgcgtacatccGGAGGAGTCCGAATCTCTTCTTGAAgagctgcatgaaggaatttgtggaagtcacaccggaggaagatcgctggcgcacagggcactcacccaaggatactggtggccgaacatgcagagacaagCCCAGGagtacgctaagaagtgcgatcagtgccaaagattcgccccaaatatccaccaacccggaggggttctcaacccactctccagtccatggccaTTCGCGCAGTGGGGccttgatattgtcggacctttccccaaggctgcggggaacaagcgatacataatagtcggaaccgattacttcactaaatgggtggaggctgaacctttggccaacattagggacgtggacgcccagaaattcatctggaagaacatcatcacccgcttcggaactccgaggacactcatttccgacaatggccttcagtttgacagcaagaatttcagggagtattgccgtgagtttgggatccttaatcgatattccacccccgcatatccccaaggaaatgggcaggtcgaggccgtaaacaaggtcatagtgaacggattgaagaaaagattggatgagtcaaaggggagatgggtagaagaattaccgcacgtcttatggacctatcggacaacgccacGGCGTTCcaccggtgagacccccttctcaatgacttacggggctgaggctgtgctcccgatcgagaacaatttccccacATTGAGGTCTAGCTCGCTTACGCCAAAcgataacgatgagttgctaggaagaagtctggaTCTAGCCGAGGAAAGGAGGGAGaaggccacgattcacatggcttattatcaccagaagctaagacaagggtatgatgctaacgtcaagctgcggcctctgggtccaggtgatctcgtgatgaggaaggttcttggcagcgcaaagaacccctcttggggcaagttggggcccaattgggagggaccttACCGAGTCACgtccgtggccggaataggcgcctactacttagaggatttggatgaaaaagttgtacctcgaccatggaatgtaaataacctcaggaggtattattattaa